A genomic window from Flavobacterium johnsoniae includes:
- a CDS encoding TraG family conjugative transposon ATPase, with protein MEKRMEDLLPIMAVEHDCILSKHGDVTVAFRVELPEIFTLSDQEYEAFHQSWIKALKVLPKFCVFHKQDWFIEKKYKADFTSDDSSFLTRSSERFFNERPFLEHSCYIMLTKKPQGRKNSSSLFSSLIRNKMVPEETLNIQLLQDFIDCTGQFKRILEDSGFVKLIRLKNNSLRSESRKIGLIEQYCFLSEREDSFVYTDIKFDEGLSVGDKHCQLFTLGDAADLPGLCGSRINFDRYSTDKTKFSVGFASTLGQLLSCNHIYNQYIFIEDAQKTIQKLESKRLRLQSLSAYSRENMMARDATNDFLNEAVSQQRLPVKAHFNVLAWSTDKEEMKDIKNKVSSALAQMDSAAKQETVGAPQIYWAGIPGNEADFPMNDTFDTFTEQAVCFLNMETGYKSSLSPTGIRLGDRLTGKPVHVDISDEPVKMGICTNRNKFILGPSGSGKSFFTNHMVRSYYEQGTHIVLVDVGHSYKGLCDMVGGYYFTYDEKNPIRFNPFYISEGDNLDTEKKESIKTLLLALWKKDDETFNRSEYVALSNALQLYYEKLDNDSSIFPCFDSFYDFLKNDFVKILEDDRVKEKDFDVNNFLYVLRPYYKGGEFDYLLNATENLELLKERFIVFELDNIKDHPILFPVVTIIIMEVFISKMRKLKGVRKMILIEEAWKAIAKEGMSEYIKYLFKTVRKFFGEAIVVTQEIEDIISSPVVKQAIINNSDCKILLDQSKYQNKFDQIQELLGLTDKEKALVLSVNKANDPDKKYKEVFISLGGRLSKVYRTEVSLEEYLAYTTEESEKVKMNAYAKKFDGDIKKGIAAMAQDIRDGI; from the coding sequence ATGGAGAAGAGGATGGAAGATTTACTGCCCATTATGGCAGTCGAACATGATTGTATTTTGTCAAAGCATGGTGATGTTACGGTAGCATTCAGAGTAGAACTGCCTGAGATTTTTACATTATCGGATCAGGAATATGAGGCTTTTCATCAGTCATGGATCAAGGCACTAAAGGTATTACCTAAGTTCTGTGTTTTTCACAAGCAGGATTGGTTTATAGAAAAGAAATATAAAGCTGATTTCACAAGTGATGACAGTAGTTTTTTGACAAGAAGCAGTGAACGATTTTTTAATGAAAGACCTTTTCTGGAGCATTCCTGTTATATTATGCTTACCAAGAAACCGCAGGGAAGGAAGAATTCAAGTTCTTTATTTTCAAGTCTTATAAGAAATAAAATGGTGCCTGAAGAGACACTCAATATACAGCTGTTGCAGGACTTTATTGACTGCACCGGACAGTTTAAGAGAATATTGGAAGACAGCGGTTTTGTTAAACTTATCCGATTGAAAAACAATTCACTCAGAAGTGAAAGCAGAAAAATTGGTCTTATTGAGCAGTACTGTTTCTTATCTGAACGGGAAGATTCTTTTGTCTATACGGACATTAAATTTGATGAAGGTCTTTCAGTAGGTGATAAACACTGCCAGCTTTTTACTCTTGGTGACGCTGCTGACCTTCCAGGCCTTTGTGGATCTAGAATTAATTTTGACCGCTATTCTACCGATAAAACTAAATTCAGTGTCGGATTTGCATCAACTTTAGGGCAGCTTTTGTCGTGCAACCATATTTACAATCAGTACATTTTTATTGAAGATGCACAGAAAACTATACAAAAACTCGAGAGTAAAAGATTAAGACTTCAATCACTGTCGGCTTACAGCAGGGAGAATATGATGGCCAGAGACGCCACTAATGATTTCCTGAATGAAGCTGTGTCTCAGCAAAGACTTCCCGTTAAGGCACATTTTAATGTTCTTGCTTGGAGTACTGATAAAGAAGAAATGAAAGATATCAAAAACAAGGTATCGTCAGCACTTGCTCAGATGGATTCAGCAGCTAAACAGGAAACGGTAGGAGCTCCACAGATTTATTGGGCTGGAATACCAGGAAATGAAGCAGATTTTCCAATGAATGATACTTTTGACACTTTTACAGAGCAGGCAGTATGTTTTCTAAACATGGAAACAGGTTACAAGTCTTCTTTAAGTCCAACTGGTATCAGACTGGGAGACCGATTAACTGGCAAACCAGTTCATGTGGATATTAGCGATGAACCTGTAAAAATGGGAATATGTACTAACAGGAATAAGTTTATACTCGGACCTTCAGGAAGCGGTAAATCTTTTTTTACTAATCATATGGTAAGAAGTTATTATGAGCAGGGTACACATATAGTTCTTGTAGATGTTGGACACAGCTATAAAGGACTCTGTGATATGGTCGGCGGCTATTATTTTACTTATGATGAAAAGAACCCGATCCGTTTTAATCCTTTCTATATTTCTGAAGGTGATAATTTGGATACTGAGAAAAAGGAAAGTATTAAAACGCTGCTTTTGGCTCTGTGGAAAAAAGATGATGAAACCTTTAACCGAAGTGAGTATGTGGCCCTTTCAAATGCTCTTCAGCTATATTATGAAAAGCTGGATAATGACTCTAGTATTTTTCCCTGTTTTGATAGCTTTTATGATTTTTTGAAAAATGATTTTGTAAAGATACTGGAAGATGATAGAGTCAAAGAAAAGGATTTTGATGTAAATAATTTTCTCTATGTACTCCGCCCATATTATAAAGGCGGTGAGTTTGACTATCTGCTTAATGCCACTGAGAATCTGGAACTTTTGAAAGAGCGTTTTATTGTATTCGAATTGGACAATATCAAAGATCATCCTATTTTATTTCCAGTTGTGACTATCATTATTATGGAAGTATTTATTAGTAAAATGCGCAAACTAAAAGGTGTCCGCAAGATGATTTTGATCGAGGAAGCATGGAAAGCCATTGCCAAAGAAGGAATGTCCGAATATATTAAGTACTTATTTAAAACTGTTAGGAAGTTCTTTGGGGAAGCCATTGTAGTCACGCAGGAGATAGAAGATATCATTTCTTCACCAGTAGTAAAACAAGCCATTATAAATAACAGCGACTGCAAAATCCTATTGGACCAGAGCAAATATCAAAACAAGTTTGATCAGATACAGGAGCTTCTGGGGCTTACAGATAAGGAAAAAGCTCTTGTACTTTCAGTTAATAAAGCCAATGATCCCGATAAAAAGTACAAAGAAGTATTTATTTCTCTGGGCGGAAGGCTTTCGAAGGTCTATAGGACAGAAGTTTCTTTGGAGGAATATCTGGCTTACACGACTGAGGAAAGCGAGAAGGTAAAAATGAACGCCTATGCTAAAAAGTTTGACGGTGACATAAAAAAAGGTATAGCTGCAATGGCGCAAGATATAAGAGATGGAATTTAA
- a CDS encoding conjugal transfer protein TraI — MKAKLITCMICLLLISNPARSANNTAVLPILEIVKAVTKKVIKAIDLRIQKLQNKTIWLQNAQKKVENILSKLKLDEISDWTKKQKDLYQGYYEELAKVKSIIAYYQRIKDITKKQTKLVEEYERAWNLFKQDSHFKESEIQYMERVYSGILEESVKNIDQIFLILDSFSTQMSDLKRLEIINKAADQIDSNYDDLKLFNQQNVMLSLQRAKTETEINQVKQFYGIP, encoded by the coding sequence ATGAAAGCAAAATTAATTACCTGCATGATATGTCTGCTACTCATCAGCAATCCTGCAAGATCGGCAAATAATACAGCAGTGTTGCCAATACTGGAGATCGTGAAAGCAGTTACCAAGAAAGTTATTAAAGCAATTGACCTAAGAATTCAAAAACTGCAAAATAAGACAATCTGGCTTCAGAATGCCCAGAAAAAAGTTGAAAATATACTTTCTAAATTAAAGCTGGATGAAATTTCGGATTGGACGAAGAAACAGAAAGACTTATATCAAGGCTATTATGAAGAACTGGCAAAAGTAAAATCTATTATTGCTTACTATCAGAGGATAAAGGATATTACAAAGAAGCAGACAAAACTGGTTGAGGAATATGAAAGAGCATGGAATCTGTTTAAGCAGGATTCTCACTTTAAAGAAAGCGAAATTCAGTATATGGAACGCGTTTATTCCGGGATTCTGGAGGAGAGTGTCAAGAATATTGACCAGATCTTTTTAATTCTAGATTCTTTCTCAACGCAGATGAGTGATTTAAAAAGATTGGAGATTATTAATAAAGCTGCTGATCAAATCGATTCCAATTATGATGACTTGAAACTTTTTAATCAACAGAATGTAATGCTAAGTCTTCAAAGAGCAAAAACTGAAACAGAAATAAATCAGGTCAAACAATTTTACGGAATTCCGTAA
- a CDS encoding TerB family tellurite resistance protein: protein MKRILILVFLVFFGFIPSSMNAQSAEIQQLILNIEKLSQFKKILSDMKKGYELLSGGYKTVKDMSEGNFSLHKTFLDALMQVSPTVKNYKRVGDIVNYQILLVKESKKGLSRFLKSESFSQQEINYFEKVYANLLNQSLRNLDELTMVITADKLRMSDDERLQAIDTIYMEMQDKLLFLRDFNKSSSILVLQRAKEKKDVYASKELLDLKN from the coding sequence ATGAAAAGGATATTGATTTTAGTATTTCTGGTCTTTTTTGGATTTATCCCAAGCAGTATGAATGCACAGTCGGCAGAAATCCAGCAGTTGATCTTAAACATTGAAAAACTCTCGCAGTTCAAAAAGATTCTCAGCGATATGAAAAAGGGGTATGAACTGCTTTCGGGAGGTTACAAAACAGTTAAAGATATGTCCGAAGGCAACTTTAGTCTTCATAAAACATTTTTAGATGCCCTTATGCAGGTAAGCCCAACGGTCAAGAATTACAAAAGGGTAGGAGATATTGTAAACTATCAAATACTGTTGGTAAAAGAAAGTAAAAAAGGATTGAGCAGGTTTTTGAAAAGTGAAAGTTTTAGCCAGCAGGAGATCAATTATTTTGAGAAAGTTTATGCAAACCTTTTGAACCAAAGTTTAAGAAACCTTGATGAACTTACTATGGTAATTACAGCTGATAAGTTGAGAATGTCTGACGATGAAAGGCTTCAAGCAATTGATACTATTTATATGGAGATGCAGGATAAACTTTTGTTTTTGAGAGACTTTAATAAATCATCAAGCATACTGGTACTGCAGAGAGCAAAGGAAAAGAAAGATGTATATGCTTCCAAAGAACTTCTTGATTTAAAAAATTAA
- the traJ gene encoding conjugative transposon protein TraJ: MNIYKFFKTVLLLTGAMIVPFAASAQGLGDNMQSMHSVLDQLYDEMMPLCSNLLAVGQGIAGFGTIWYIASRVWRHIANAEPIDFYPLFRPFVIGFCIMIFPSVLALINGVMKPTVTATAAMVTGSNNAVAVLLKEKEKAIKETDPWKMYVGSTGTGDRDKWYKYTHDEDPSDESMLAGIGNDVKFAMEKASYNFRNSVKEWMSEVLRVLFEAAALCIDTLRTFQLVVLSILGPLVFGIAVFDGFQHTLTVWLARYINIYLWLPVANIFGSIIGKIQELMLKLDLSQVESTGDTFFSRTDMSYLIFMIIGIIGYFTVPSVANYIVHAGGGGALGQKVTGILSSTTNSVITKTSQGAGMVMDSMGNAAGQMSQSMSSSAGNTPYFKEKGNYMNDKLKGNSE; encoded by the coding sequence ATGAACATATATAAATTTTTTAAAACAGTGCTTTTATTAACTGGTGCAATGATAGTACCCTTTGCTGCAAGTGCACAGGGACTCGGCGATAATATGCAGAGTATGCACTCGGTTTTAGATCAGCTTTATGATGAGATGATGCCCTTGTGCAGTAATCTTTTGGCTGTAGGGCAGGGGATAGCTGGTTTTGGGACAATTTGGTATATAGCTTCCAGAGTCTGGCGTCATATTGCAAATGCAGAACCTATTGACTTTTATCCGCTTTTCAGGCCTTTTGTTATTGGATTCTGTATTATGATTTTTCCATCTGTACTGGCACTTATTAATGGGGTAATGAAACCAACTGTTACAGCCACTGCTGCGATGGTGACAGGATCTAATAATGCTGTTGCAGTTCTTTTAAAGGAAAAAGAAAAGGCTATAAAAGAAACCGATCCATGGAAAATGTATGTTGGTTCCACAGGAACAGGAGATCGAGATAAATGGTATAAATATACTCATGATGAGGATCCTTCCGATGAGAGCATGCTTGCAGGTATAGGAAACGACGTAAAGTTTGCCATGGAAAAGGCCTCTTATAATTTCAGAAATTCTGTAAAAGAATGGATGAGTGAAGTACTGAGAGTATTGTTTGAAGCTGCCGCTCTGTGTATTGACACACTTAGGACTTTTCAATTGGTAGTACTCTCCATACTTGGCCCCCTTGTATTTGGCATAGCAGTCTTTGATGGATTTCAGCATACTCTCACCGTTTGGCTGGCAAGATATATTAATATTTATTTATGGCTGCCTGTTGCAAATATCTTTGGAAGCATCATCGGTAAAATTCAGGAGCTAATGCTGAAGCTGGATTTATCACAGGTAGAGTCGACGGGAGATACTTTCTTCAGCAGGACTGATATGTCATATCTCATTTTTATGATTATTGGTATCATCGGATATTTTACTGTCCCATCAGTCGCTAATTACATCGTTCATGCAGGTGGAGGCGGAGCCTTAGGGCAGAAAGTTACTGGCATTCTTAGCAGTACCACTAATTCAGTTATTACAAAAACCTCGCAAGGCGCTGGTATGGTAATGGACTCTATGGGAAATGCTGCAGGTCAAATGTCACAAAGCATGTCCTCATCAGCTGGTAATACTCCGTATTTTAAAGAGAAAGGAAATTACATGAATGATAAGCTTAAAGGAAATTCAGAGTAA
- the traK gene encoding conjugative transposon protein TraK has translation MKNIDTAFRYVRGFTMLVIAGCIIICCYTLYKSFESVALMQDKVYILANGKAMEAYASDRRDNVPVEARDHVKTFHKFFFTLDPDDKVIKTNVTKALYLADDSAKRIYDDLKENGFYSGIISGNISQTIQIDSITIDIKEYPYRFQCYAKQSIIRTTSILKRSLITQGSLRNVSRSDNNPHGFLIERWNTIENKDLTVENRK, from the coding sequence ATGAAAAATATAGATACTGCATTCAGATATGTGAGAGGATTTACAATGCTGGTAATTGCAGGATGTATTATTATCTGCTGTTACACGCTTTATAAGAGCTTTGAGTCTGTAGCTCTGATGCAGGATAAGGTTTATATTCTTGCCAATGGGAAAGCTATGGAAGCATATGCATCAGATAGAAGAGATAATGTACCTGTGGAAGCAAGAGATCATGTAAAGACATTTCATAAATTTTTCTTTACCCTTGATCCTGATGATAAAGTAATTAAAACCAATGTTACAAAAGCTCTTTATCTGGCTGATGACAGTGCAAAGCGAATTTATGATGATCTAAAAGAGAATGGTTTCTACTCTGGAATCATTTCAGGAAATATAAGCCAGACAATCCAGATTGACAGTATAACTATAGATATCAAAGAATACCCGTACCGCTTTCAATGCTACGCCAAACAAAGCATAATAAGAACTACCAGTATCTTGAAAAGAAGCCTTATAACCCAAGGAAGCCTTCGTAATGTATCTAGGAGCGACAACAATCCACATGGTTTTTTAATCGAACGATGGAATACCATCGAAAACAAAGATTTAACTGTTGAAAATAGAAAATAG
- the traM gene encoding conjugative transposon protein TraM: protein MKQKIISLKESKRRKMLLVLPLITLPFITILFYILGGGRMEVGTAKREIKKGFNFNLPIPKFKEDASLDKMSYYDQAAVDSIKLLEQIKKDPNYSNQKIVEGSINDFTDNNLVRAHSAFNTSSYQDANEQKVYQKLKALQKVISQPAVPDNYGQDMREFENYGSSKGESDEIKNLEQMMSQMGTSQEPDPELKQLGGMLENILDIQHPSRVQEKLKQASEINKGKVFTVSHKKEVVNITSLQQNTVPPDLLKSNSFYSVDENLDSEQQQNSIEAIIHETQTIVNGSIIKLRLKTDVFLQGILIPKNTFLYGIASLKGERLEVKINNIQYRNSIFPVELSVYDLDGIDGIYIPGAISRDVAKTSADRSLQTLGLNGVTDSWGAQAAEMGIEAAKSLMSKKVKLIKVVIKAGYQVLLYDEKQKNLK, encoded by the coding sequence ATGAAGCAAAAAATAATATCACTCAAAGAATCTAAAAGAAGAAAAATGCTTTTAGTTCTGCCTCTTATAACACTTCCTTTTATAACCATATTATTCTACATTTTAGGTGGTGGAAGAATGGAAGTAGGAACGGCCAAAAGAGAAATCAAAAAGGGATTTAACTTTAATCTTCCCATTCCTAAATTTAAAGAAGATGCATCACTCGATAAAATGAGTTACTACGACCAGGCGGCAGTAGATTCGATCAAATTGCTGGAACAAATAAAAAAAGACCCTAATTACTCAAATCAAAAAATAGTAGAAGGATCAATAAATGATTTTACGGATAATAATTTAGTAAGAGCACATAGTGCATTTAATACATCCTCTTATCAAGATGCAAACGAACAGAAAGTTTATCAAAAACTTAAAGCACTTCAAAAAGTAATCAGCCAGCCTGCTGTCCCTGATAATTATGGTCAGGATATGAGGGAGTTTGAAAACTATGGGTCATCAAAAGGTGAATCAGATGAGATAAAAAACTTAGAGCAAATGATGTCACAAATGGGCACTTCGCAAGAACCTGATCCAGAACTAAAACAACTCGGCGGTATGCTTGAAAACATTCTGGATATTCAGCATCCATCACGTGTACAGGAAAAGTTAAAGCAAGCTTCAGAAATAAACAAAGGTAAAGTTTTCACTGTCAGCCATAAAAAAGAAGTAGTTAATATTACTTCTCTACAGCAAAATACAGTACCTCCAGATCTCTTAAAATCTAACTCATTTTATTCAGTTGATGAAAACTTAGATTCGGAACAGCAGCAGAATTCAATTGAAGCAATAATACACGAGACACAAACTATTGTAAACGGGTCAATTATAAAATTAAGATTAAAAACTGACGTATTTCTCCAGGGGATACTTATTCCTAAGAACACTTTTTTGTATGGAATCGCATCTTTGAAAGGAGAAAGACTGGAGGTTAAAATTAATAATATCCAGTATCGAAATTCAATTTTTCCTGTTGAACTCTCAGTTTACGACTTGGATGGAATTGACGGAATCTATATTCCGGGAGCAATAAGCAGGGACGTAGCTAAAACTTCTGCAGACCGCTCTCTTCAAACTTTAGGATTAAATGGAGTTACCGACTCATGGGGTGCGCAGGCTGCAGAGATGGGAATTGAAGCAGCAAAAAGCCTTATGAGCAAAAAGGTAAAACTTATAAAAGTTGTGATAAAGGCTGGATATCAAGTTTTACTCTACGATGAAAAACAAAAGAATTTGAAATAA
- the traN gene encoding conjugative transposon protein TraN translates to MKNNNWMNLVCLLLSILSGNAQLINRAVDFNQDQFKNVQIAYSKTTSIVFPYAIKSIDKGSSDILMQKAKGVENILLLKAAKQNFIQTNITVVTADSRLYVFVLNFDEVCPDLNIKADNSAIVNNDILFSLDNENQKKIEQYSKLALLKKKKIGGLKRSRFDINLSVNGIFIHQDVLYFRLVLGNTSKINYDIDQLRFFIRDQRKSKRTASQEIEIVPLFSTSSSMLIPDKSEVNLVYALSKFTIPEKKYLTIQLIEKDGGRQLEIDIKNNDLIDLDVLNSF, encoded by the coding sequence ATGAAAAATAATAATTGGATGAATTTGGTCTGCCTGCTTTTAAGTATACTGTCGGGCAATGCACAATTGATAAATAGAGCTGTTGATTTCAATCAGGATCAGTTTAAAAATGTGCAGATTGCTTATTCTAAAACAACAAGCATAGTGTTTCCTTATGCGATAAAAAGCATAGATAAGGGAAGTTCGGATATTTTAATGCAAAAGGCAAAAGGAGTAGAAAATATTTTACTACTGAAAGCTGCAAAGCAGAATTTTATACAGACCAATATTACTGTAGTTACAGCCGACAGCAGGTTGTATGTTTTTGTTTTGAATTTTGATGAGGTATGCCCGGATTTAAACATTAAGGCTGACAATAGTGCAATTGTAAACAATGATATTTTGTTTTCACTCGATAATGAAAATCAAAAGAAAATTGAGCAGTATTCAAAGCTTGCTTTGTTGAAAAAGAAAAAAATAGGCGGCTTAAAGAGGTCAAGATTTGATATTAATCTTAGTGTGAACGGCATATTTATTCATCAGGATGTTCTTTACTTCAGACTTGTTTTAGGTAATACTTCAAAGATAAATTACGACATAGACCAGCTTCGTTTTTTTATTCGGGATCAGAGAAAATCTAAGCGCACTGCTTCACAGGAAATAGAAATAGTTCCGCTTTTTTCAACTTCCAGCTCCATGCTGATTCCAGATAAATCGGAAGTGAATTTAGTCTATGCTTTATCAAAGTTTACTATCCCTGAGAAAAAATACCTCACGATTCAACTTATTGAAAAGGATGGTGGCAGACAATTAGAAATAGACATCAAGAATAATGATCTAATTGATCTTGATGTTCTTAACAGCTTTTAA
- a CDS encoding recombinase family protein, which produces MSIIADLYIRVSTDEQAEKGYSQRNQEEVLRKYCSINYIEVRNVIYEDHSAKTFNRPQWNKLLLNLKRQKNTTDLVLFTKWDRFSRNAGDAYQMISILRKLGVEPQAIEQPLDLAIPENKMMLAFYLAAPEVENDRRALNTFHGMRRAKKEGRYMGIAPFGYANKSKEDGSKYIALVEPAASVMRWIFEELAKGIFNTEQIYHMACRRGFKRTKNNMWGLIRNPVYCGKIFIPKYKDEESRFVTGQHEPLISEGLFYNVQDILDGKSRLYRPKIKTVVDFPLRGFFICPKCQKKLQGSKCKGRHKYYHYYHCEAQCKFRINSEIANELFIKDLNKYQPIAEVKKLYSSILYETHRDLANNAGEQKRRLVEQIKDYELRLSNARDLLLTSKIEADDYKLMKDDYGARIANLERELSTVTKDKHSIEELLIKGVDNLIKLSDSYLKRDLSDARSLIGLVYPENFTIHENKVQTARVNKIVESIYLINKQLKAKKNGTKDDFYLLSREVTVT; this is translated from the coding sequence ATGAGTATTATAGCAGATTTATACATACGTGTAAGCACGGACGAACAAGCAGAGAAAGGTTATTCGCAAAGAAATCAGGAAGAAGTTTTAAGGAAATATTGCTCAATAAATTATATTGAAGTGCGTAACGTTATTTATGAGGACCATTCCGCTAAAACATTTAATAGACCACAATGGAATAAACTTTTACTGAATCTGAAAAGACAGAAAAACACAACTGATCTGGTCTTATTTACCAAATGGGATCGTTTCAGCAGAAACGCAGGTGATGCCTATCAGATGATAAGCATATTAAGAAAGTTAGGTGTAGAACCGCAAGCGATTGAGCAACCTCTTGATTTGGCAATTCCAGAAAATAAGATGATGCTGGCTTTTTACCTAGCGGCTCCTGAAGTTGAAAACGATCGAAGAGCTTTAAATACCTTTCATGGAATGAGGAGGGCGAAAAAAGAAGGTAGATATATGGGTATTGCACCGTTTGGATATGCTAATAAATCCAAAGAAGACGGAAGTAAATATATTGCACTTGTAGAACCTGCCGCTTCTGTTATGCGCTGGATATTTGAAGAATTGGCTAAAGGAATATTCAATACAGAGCAAATATATCATATGGCTTGCAGAAGAGGATTTAAAAGAACTAAAAATAACATGTGGGGCCTAATAAGAAATCCTGTTTATTGTGGTAAAATATTTATACCGAAATATAAAGATGAAGAAAGCAGATTTGTTACAGGGCAACATGAGCCACTTATTTCTGAGGGCCTTTTTTATAATGTACAGGATATCTTAGATGGAAAATCACGCCTTTACAGACCTAAAATTAAAACTGTCGTTGATTTCCCATTAAGAGGCTTTTTTATCTGTCCAAAGTGCCAAAAGAAGCTGCAAGGAAGTAAATGTAAAGGAAGACACAAATACTATCATTATTACCACTGTGAAGCGCAATGTAAGTTTAGAATTAACTCAGAAATCGCCAATGAACTTTTTATTAAAGATCTTAATAAGTATCAACCTATAGCTGAAGTTAAGAAATTATACAGCTCGATTTTATATGAAACGCATCGTGATCTCGCAAATAATGCCGGCGAACAGAAAAGAAGACTTGTAGAACAGATAAAAGATTATGAACTCAGATTAAGCAATGCAAGAGATCTTCTTCTAACATCAAAGATTGAAGCTGATGATTATAAGCTGATGAAAGATGACTATGGTGCACGAATTGCAAACCTTGAACGTGAGCTATCAACAGTCACTAAAGATAAGCATAGTATTGAAGAGCTACTGATAAAGGGGGTTGACAACCTTATCAAGCTTAGTGATTCATATTTGAAAAGGGATTTATCAGATGCAAGAAGCCTAATTGGTTTAGTTTACCCCGAAAATTTCACAATTCACGAAAATAAAGTACAAACCGCTAGAGTGAACAAAATAGTGGAGTCTATTTATCTGATTAACAAACAGTTAAAGGCAAAAAAAAACGGGACAAAAGATGATTTTTATCTTTTGTCCCGAGAAGTGACCGTTACTTAA